A region of the Deltaproteobacteria bacterium HGW-Deltaproteobacteria-6 genome:
GCGCCCCGGCTTACGGCACCGGTCTGGCCGGGACAGGCGGCATTACCGTTGACGATAACGATTGGGGGCCTATCAGCCTCTTATCCGGTAACGGCAATATCTGGATGTGGGGTTCCGCACCGACGGCGGGCGGGGCCGGCATACATCTTAAGAATACCACCATCAACAGCGGCAGCGGATCGGTATATCTGAAAGGCACCGGGGTCTATGACTCGGGAAATCCGCAGGACGGCAACGGTTTCGGCCTGTTCTTCAAAGGTTCCACCATCATTGGCGGCAGCGCAGGAATGACTCTGGACGGAACAGCGGCGGATACATCGCTGGATCCTTTTGCGGCGATACCGGCTGCAATCGGCTTCACCAATACGGCATCCGCCTATACCACCAACAGCGGCACCCTGACCGTGAATGCAAATTCTCCCGGTGGCGTCTACATCAGCGCCAACGCGGCAGACGACCTGTTGGGGCATGCGACGCTGCAGAACGGCAACATGGTCATCAACTATACCGGGACGGGAACCGGGGGTCTTCCTAATATCAAAAATCCGGCCGGCAACCTCACGGTCAATTCGCTGTCGAGCGGTGTTCCCATCACCGATGGCGGAAATACCCAGACCATCTCAGGAACCACATCCATTGACGCCAATAATGGCTCTGTATCCCTGGGGACAGGTGGAGGCACCTTCACCACCGGCACGCTGACCATCTCCAACGGCTTGAGCGTAGGTGTGGTTAACACCGGCGCCCTGACCCTCGGGGCCGTCAACAGCGGGTCAGATCCCATTGACATTGCCACGACAACCGGTAATCTGACCCTCACCGGCGTCATCGGCAACACAAATACTACGACGAGCGCCATTAAACTTAACGCCGGCAGCAACACGGCCGCCGGCACCGCCACAGGCGGCAACATCATCGTCAGCGGCGGCAGCCTCAGCATGGGCGCGGGGGGAAGGGCCACCCTGTATTCCGGCTCCGTTGCGGACAGCACCGGCCTGACCGCGCTGATCGTTTCCGGCAGCGGCAAGTTCCGCTACAACAGCGATGAGTCGGCAACCAATTTCACCACAGCCCTGGGGGCCGGCAGTTATGCCGTTTATCGTCAACGGCCAACCGTTACGGTCACGGCCAATGATGCCAGCAAGACCTACGACGGGGCGGCCTACAGCGGCGGTAATGGCGTAACCTCAAGCGGCTTTGTCAATGGCGACACGGCCGCCTCACTGGGCGGTGTGCTGTCTTACGGCGGTACAAGCCAGGGAGCCACCAATGCCGGCAGCTACGTCATCACACCCGGTGGCTACACCAGCGGCCTGGGGTACGCCCTGGCCTACGCCAACGGCGCCCTGACCATCAATAGTGCATCTTCAACTTCAACAGTACCACCGCAGGCCCAGGCGGCGGTCACGGCTGTAACGGCAACGGTAAGCGGTTCTCAGAATACCGGTGGTTCAAGCTTGCCGGGAGGTGCGACTGGTAACGGTCCCTCCGGCCGTTTTGATGCCGCTGCGCCTTCAGTTACCCCTCCACTTGTCGTTACCGCTGCACCCGATATCCCTCTTCCTCCTCCTGCACCCGGGCCTCCCTCTCCCCCTGCACCCGCAGTCACCGTTCCCGTTGTGAATCCACCAACGGCCAGTCCGGAACCGGTGGCGGTACTCCCGTCACCAGGATCATCAGGAACGGAATTAGGATCAGGAGGGTTCAGGCAGAACACCACTGCGGGCGGGACTTTAACGAGTGGCGGTGGTTTCTCCATCTCCGTCGCTCCTTCGGGGGCAGCAGGCGGGAATGCTCTTGTGGTCAACCGGCCCTTAACAGACCAGGTCGTACCGTCCGGTACGCGTTTCAGTTTCACCGTTCCCTCCGACGCCTTTGCCCATACGAATCCGGATGCCATGGTTACGCTCACCGCCACCCAGGCAAACGGTCAGCCACTCCCCGGATGGATCAGCTTCAATCCGCAAACGGGGAGCTTCGAGGGGACGCCTCCTCCCGCATTTCCTGGCACATTAACCCTGAAGGTGATAGCACGCGACTCACAGGGCCATCAAGTCGTACAGACGTTGAAAATCCGTTTTTCAGGTCATCAGGATCGGGGGGGGGAGCCGCGAGGATAGATAAGAAACAAAATCATCAGGTGGTGTGCGTCCGGAATCTCTTCGGACACATCATTCGAATGATGACACCGTCACCGGCCTCCTCCGGTACGCATGATCTGAAAGGTTATAGCGGCTCTACGGCTGTTTTAATCCCGCTTACGCGAGACGAGCGTTAATTCGCCGCAGCTTGCTGAGAGGTGGTTGAGTCACGACACAGTCCTTATGTTTTCATTGACCGTGAATAACCAACGGCGGGATTGAAAGGGAAAGCATTTTGAACATTGCAGCGATCGCTTCCGGAAGCAACGGCAACTGCTACTACCTCGGAAACAGCGATGAGGCCATCATTGTCGATGCGGGCATCAGCACCAAACAGTTGGTGGAAAGGATGACCAGGCTCGGGCTTTCCCTGTCCCGGCTGAAGGGCGTTTTCATATCCCATGAGCATTCGGATCATATCCGGGGCCTGGATGTGCTGACCAGAAAACACGCTATCCCGGTCTTCATGACGCAAAAGACTTATTCGTCATACGGAAAGATCATCAATGATTCATTGCTCAACTTCTTTACACCGGGTGAGTCCGTATCGCTCGGCAAACTCCGCGTCCATCCATTTTTGAAATCGCATGATGCGGTGGAACCCTGCGGTTTTTCTGTCTCTTCCGAAGGCAAGACGGTGGCGGTGATGACGGATATCGGCCTGCACTGCTCCAATGTGATTGCTCATCTGAATAAGGCGGATGCGGTCTTTCTGGAGTCCAACTATGATGAACGGATGCTGCGGACAGGTTTTTATCCGGCTTATCTGAAAAGAAGAATATCCTCGGACGTGGGCCACTTGTCCAACACCCAGGCGGCCACACTGACTCTTTCGCATGCTTCTTCCCGGCTCAGGCACGTGTTTCTGTCGCATCTGTCAGCCAATAACAACACCCCGGAACTTGCGTTAAGTACATTCAATCATTTCATCAATCAGCGAAATGATCTGAAAGTAGAGGTCATTCTGACCTCCAGGCAAAAAGAAAGCGGCCTCGTTACATTGTGATCCTTTTTACTTTGGTCTTTCCAGCCCTTTCACGATCTGCGCTCGGATGATCCTGGGCAGAATCATCTGATGCTGCGGACAGATGGCGCGGGGATTCTGATAGGCGCAGTTGGCAAAGCCCACCAGATAGTTTCTCAGTTCATGGTAGCGGACGATCTCATCCACAAAACCTTTCTTTGCACAAAACACAGGTCCCGACGTGTCGTCATAGTGTTTGACCATTTCATTCATCTTGTCGATGATGGGGCCGAGCGGTTTTCCCGCGTCTTTCTCTTTGACGAGCCTGCGGGCGTAACTGGCCGCTGCCGCCGTTTCTCCGTGCATGACGTTGATCTCGGTTGTGGCCGTACCCAGCGAAAAGGCGTTGTTGTTGTTGGCGGTGGGGCCGCCCAGGACATAATGCGCGGCTGCCGTGCCTTTGCGCAGCACGACCAGCATCATGGGCAAGTGCGAATTTTCAATGGAGTAAATCAGTGACTGTCCCAGACCGAGCAGTTCTGCCTTTTCCGCCGTATCGCCCACGTCAATGCCTGATGTATCCTGAAACCAGATCATCGGCACTTTGTCACGCGAACACAGGGTGACAAACTCGTTCATCTTGATCAGACCCTGGCGATAGAGTTTGCCGCCAACGCCCATATATTCATTGGTGTATTCGGGATAATTCGGGAACGCGCCCTGCCGATTGCCGATCACACCCATCAGATAGCCGTCCACTTTCACAAGACCGCAATACATCTCCGGCCCGAAGCCCGGACGAAATTCCATGTGTTCCGAACCGTCAACCAGACGGGCCAGCACCTGTTCAAAATCGTAGACCCTTTTTTTGTTTACCGGAATAATCGAGGCGATTTCCGATGGAGAATAAGCGGGCTCTGCGGGCCGGGCCACGCGGAAAAAGCGTGGCTTGTAGGCGGGCAGATCATCCATATAGTCCTTAATAGCGTCGAGCACCTGCTTTTCTTCGTCAAAAACCGCGCGGAAAAAACCGGTGACATCGTAATGAACTTTCACGCTGCCGGGCGGGACGGATTTAAAATGCCGGGTGGCGTTGATGATTTCTTCCGCGCCCGCTTCATCGAAAGATCCTTTGGGGGACATGCCGCTCACGATCCCGCTGCCGCCCACGGCCATGTTGGCTTTCTTGTGGGCCAGCAGAATGGTGGGGCTGATCGATTGATAACCGCCGCCCGCGGGATTCGTGCCGTAAATGCCGGCGATGACGGGAATGCCCATCTGCTCAAGTTCCGCGTGGCGGAAGAAACAGGTGCCCTGTCCGCGGCGGTTGGCGTACATCTTTTCCTGTTCAGGCAGTTTTACGCCGGAGCAGTTCACCAGCCACACCAGCGGGATATGCAGGATTTTCGCGATGTCCGCGACGCGCAGATTGTTGTCCGGCTGACCGGCAATCCACGCGCCCGCCATCCATTTGTTATTGAAGCCGATGAGCACGCACCATTTACCATGAATGCGGGCCAGACCGTCCACGACGCCGGTGCTGCCGGATTCTTCATTTTCCGGATCGAAGATGCTGTGCAGGGGGCAGAAGGTCCCGGGGTCGACCAGATAATCAATGCGTTCCCAGACGGTCATTTCGCCGCGGTCATGCATGGTTTGCAGGGGGACGCCGACGTTCTTGATGCGCAAAACTTCCGCGTCGATCTGCTTCATGATTTCTTCGAGCCGCGCGGCGTTTTCCTGCATACTCTCGATCTGTTTTCCGGAAAGCGGTTTGCCCAGTGGATCCATTTTTTCGAAGTATTGTTTCATGCGTTGCCTCCTCGATGTGCGAATTAGAGAGAAACAAATTGGATCAGATTAAATGGCTTCAGGCGGCAGACCGTTTTGCCGCCTGAAGTTTCTATACAAAAGGTTAAGCCCGGTTCGGTGCAAATCCCATCGCCGCGTTGGCGATAATCATCGTGTGCATGTTGGACGTGCCTTCCAGCGTTTCAAACTGCTTGGAGTCTCTGAGGAAGCGGCCGCAGGGGTATTCATCGGAATAGCCGAAGGAGCCGTAAAGCTTCATGCATTCATTGGCGTCGTGGACGACGGCTTTCGCGCCGAAGAGCTTGGACATGGAGGTTTCCATCACGTTGGGAAGCCCCTTGTCTTTCAGCCAGGCCGCTTTGTAGACTAGGGCCTGGACGGCTGCATGCGACATTTTCATTTCGGCAACCTGCTGCTGGATGAGCTGGTAGCGGCCGATCTGCTTGCCGAACTGGGTGCGCTCCGTCGCGTATTTTGCCGAAGCTTCCAGGATGGCGCCCGAAAGGCCCAGTGCGCCTGCGGAACAGCCCAGGCGGGTGGAGTTGAGCTGCGTCATGCAGATTTGAAATCCCTTGTTCAGTTTTCCCAGTAAAAGATGTTTGGGAACTTTGACATCCTCGAAAGTAATTTCCGCCGTGTCGGACGCCCACAGGCCGACCTTATCGTGGATCTTCTTGCGGGTGATGCCGGGCAGGCTGTAGTCCATGATAAAACAGCTTACGCCGCTGGCGCCCGCGTCTTTATCCGTTTTGACATAGAGCAGGCCGTGGTTGCAGACCGTGCCGTTGGTGATCCACATCTTGTTGCCGTTTAAGAGGTAGTAGTCCCCCTTGTCTTCCGCAAAGGTCTTCATCGAGGCGACATCCGATCCGATATCCGGTTCGGTCATGGCAAAGCTGCCGATGTACTCACCGTTCACGAATTTGGGAATGTATTGCTGCTTCTGTTCTTCCGTGCCGAATTTCTGAATGGTAAGCGCGGGGCCCCAGCACTGCATGTTGAAAGCCATGCGCCAGGAGGTGTGCACCTTGGCGATCTGTTCAATGGCCAGCGCGCCTTCCAGAAAGCCCATGCAATTGCCGCCGTATTTTTCGTCGATGCAGAAGCCGAAAAATCCGAGTTCGGCCATCTTGTCATAAATTTCCTTTCGCCAGAAATGATTCTTTTCGTCTTCTTCCACATGCGGCGCGATTTCTTTTTCGGCAAAGCTTCTTGCCGTATCCTGTATCATGATCTGTTCTTCCGTTAATGCGAAATCCATGTTTTTTATCCTCCCGGGCTACATTTTTTATATATCCCCGCCAACAAAGTCAGCCGAAGATCGGAAGCGCATCCCGCCAGGGGAGCGCATAATAAATAGAAATTACCCTGCCGAGAATTTTTACCAGCATGGTAAAAATTCCATGCGGCTTGCTATCATTTTCGTTCGATGACCATGCAAATCCCCTGGCCGCCGCCGCCGCAGATCGTTTCCAGACCGAAGCGCTTATCGGTCCGCACCATTTCGTTAAGCAATGTGGTGAGACGCATGGTTCCGGTTGCGCCGATGGGATGTCCAAGCGAAATGCCGGAGCCGTTGATGTTTACTTTCGCATCCATCTGTTCATCGGAAAGACCGGACAGTCTCGAATCCGCCAGGCACTGGACGGCAAAGGCTTCCTGCACTTCAACCAAATCCATCTGGTCGATCGTCATATCGATTTTTTTCAGCGCTTTTTCCACGGCGGCCGGAACCGCGGGGTAGGTGAGCGTCGGGTCGGTGGCCGCGACCGCGCAGGAGCGGAAATAGGCCAGCGGCTTTACGCCCAGCTCTCTGGCTTTCTTCTCGGAAGCCATAACAACCACGGCCGCGCCGTCGTTTTCCGACGATGAATTGCCGGCGGTGCAGACGCCGTCTTTATAAACGGCCTTCAGTTTGGCCAGCTTTTCGAGGGTGGTTTCCCGGCGCGGTCCTTCATCGGCTGTCAGATAAACGATTTCGCCTTTTTTATCTTTTCCGGTGGGAACCGGGACGATTTCATCGGTGAACTTGCCCGCGTCCTGCGCCGCGATGGCCCGCAGGTGGGAGCGCAGCGCCCAGCGGTCCGCTTCCTCGCGGGTGATCTTTTCCCTCCGGGCCGCGGTTTCCGCCCAGGTCATCATGGAACTCAGTTCGCCGTAGCGGGCGATAGGCTGACTCATGACCCGTCCGCGCTGCAGCCGGTCATAGAAAGGAATTCCCCACATCGCCAGCGCTCCATGGCCGCGGGGCATGAAGCCGTATTTTTCATGGTTTTTGCCGCCGAGGCCCCATTTGATGTCGCCGGGGATATAGAGCTCGCCCTGGCTCATGGATTCCATGCCGCCGGCGATTACGATATCGGCGTTGCCGGTCTGGATTTTCATTGCTCCGTAAAAGAGGGTGTCCAGGCCCGAGCAGCAGCGGCGGTCCAGCATAACG
Encoded here:
- a CDS encoding glutaconyl-CoA decarboxylase subunit alpha; the protein is MKQYFEKMDPLGKPLSGKQIESMQENAARLEEIMKQIDAEVLRIKNVGVPLQTMHDRGEMTVWERIDYLVDPGTFCPLHSIFDPENEESGSTGVVDGLARIHGKWCVLIGFNNKWMAGAWIAGQPDNNLRVADIAKILHIPLVWLVNCSGVKLPEQEKMYANRRGQGTCFFRHAELEQMGIPVIAGIYGTNPAGGGYQSISPTILLAHKKANMAVGGSGIVSGMSPKGSFDEAGAEEIINATRHFKSVPPGSVKVHYDVTGFFRAVFDEEKQVLDAIKDYMDDLPAYKPRFFRVARPAEPAYSPSEIASIIPVNKKRVYDFEQVLARLVDGSEHMEFRPGFGPEMYCGLVKVDGYLMGVIGNRQGAFPNYPEYTNEYMGVGGKLYRQGLIKMNEFVTLCSRDKVPMIWFQDTSGIDVGDTAEKAELLGLGQSLIYSIENSHLPMMLVVLRKGTAAAHYVLGGPTANNNNAFSLGTATTEINVMHGETAAAASYARRLVKEKDAGKPLGPIIDKMNEMVKHYDDTSGPVFCAKKGFVDEIVRYHELRNYLVGFANCAYQNPRAICPQHQMILPRIIRAQIVKGLERPK
- a CDS encoding MBL fold metallo-hydrolase codes for the protein MLNIAAIASGSNGNCYYLGNSDEAIIVDAGISTKQLVERMTRLGLSLSRLKGVFISHEHSDHIRGLDVLTRKHAIPVFMTQKTYSSYGKIINDSLLNFFTPGESVSLGKLRVHPFLKSHDAVEPCGFSVSSEGKTVAVMTDIGLHCSNVIAHLNKADAVFLESNYDERMLRTGFYPAYLKRRISSDVGHLSNTQAATLTLSHASSRLRHVFLSHLSANNNTPELALSTFNHFINQRNDLKVEVILTSRQKESGLVTL
- a CDS encoding acetyl-CoA C-acyltransferase, which codes for MENVVFISCARTPIGAYGGALKEIPVYRLASLVLQEAARKAKIDPAMIDDVVMGSAYQNGECANGARMAVLDAGWPDTVPGVMLDRRCCSGLDTLFYGAMKIQTGNADIVIAGGMESMSQGELYIPGDIKWGLGGKNHEKYGFMPRGHGALAMWGIPFYDRLQRGRVMSQPIARYGELSSMMTWAETAARREKITREEADRWALRSHLRAIAAQDAGKFTDEIVPVPTGKDKKGEIVYLTADEGPRRETTLEKLAKLKAVYKDGVCTAGNSSSENDGAAVVVMASEKKARELGVKPLAYFRSCAVAATDPTLTYPAVPAAVEKALKKIDMTIDQMDLVEVQEAFAVQCLADSRLSGLSDEQMDAKVNINGSGISLGHPIGATGTMRLTTLLNEMVRTDKRFGLETICGGGGQGICMVIERK
- a CDS encoding acyl-CoA dehydrogenase — protein: MDFALTEEQIMIQDTARSFAEKEIAPHVEEDEKNHFWRKEIYDKMAELGFFGFCIDEKYGGNCMGFLEGALAIEQIAKVHTSWRMAFNMQCWGPALTIQKFGTEEQKQQYIPKFVNGEYIGSFAMTEPDIGSDVASMKTFAEDKGDYYLLNGNKMWITNGTVCNHGLLYVKTDKDAGASGVSCFIMDYSLPGITRKKIHDKVGLWASDTAEITFEDVKVPKHLLLGKLNKGFQICMTQLNSTRLGCSAGALGLSGAILEASAKYATERTQFGKQIGRYQLIQQQVAEMKMSHAAVQALVYKAAWLKDKGLPNVMETSMSKLFGAKAVVHDANECMKLYGSFGYSDEYPCGRFLRDSKQFETLEGTSNMHTMIIANAAMGFAPNRA